From a single Falco peregrinus isolate bFalPer1 chromosome 10, bFalPer1.pri, whole genome shotgun sequence genomic region:
- the RC3H1 gene encoding roquin-1 isoform X9: MPVQAPQWTDFLSCPICTQTFDETIRKPISLGCGHTVCKMCLNKLHRKACPFDQTTINTDIELLPVNSALLQLVGAQVPEQQPITLCSGAEDTKHYEEGKKCVEELALYLKPLSSARGVGLNSTTQSVLSRPMQRKLVTLVHCQLVEEEGRIRAMRAARSLGERTVTELILQHQNPQQLSSNLWAAVRARGCQFLGPAMQEEALKLVLLALEDGSALSRKVLVLFVVQRLEPRFPQASKTSIGHVVQLLYRASCFKVTKRDEDSSLMQLKEEFRTYEALRREHDSQIVQIAMEAGLRIAPDQWSSLLYGDQSHKSHMQSIIDKLQTPASFAQSVQELTIALQRTGDPANLNRLRPHLELLANIDPSPDAPPPTWEQLENGLVAVRTVVHGLVDYIQNHSKKGTDQQQPPQHSKYKTYMCRDMKQRGGCPRGASCTFAHSQEELEKFRKMNKRLVPRRPLSASLGQLNEVGLPSGAILSEEGGVDLPNRKASALPNGIVSTGSTVTQLISRGTDSGYETALKPGKMEHLSSSAPGSPPDLLESVPKSSISALPVNPHPVPPRAPTDLPSVSVTKQLQMVPRGSQLYNTPQADMFYQDPRGAAPPFEPAPYQQGVYYPTQSMSRFVRPPPSAPEPGPPYLDHYPPYLQDRVVSPQYTQPQQYPPMGQPIYPPHYDSRRVYPPVQPYQREEIVRGSPVPIEIPQAAVPSYVPESRDRYQQTEGYCPVAPHLGQIRPSCHRPHPSLDELHRRRKEIMAQLEERKVISPPPFASSPTLPHPFHSEEIFVFVQYLDEDLKVAGKYKGNDYSQYSPWSCDTIGSYIGTKDAKPKDVVAARSVEMANIDSKAMRDQRLDMQRRAAETGDDDLIPFGDRPTVSRFGAISRTSKAMYQNSGPMQAMAVQGATTKSVISDYNPYGTHGGWGGSPYSPHQNIPSQGRFNDRERLSMSDVAGHGKQLPSAEREQQLRMELQQVDHQISQQTQMRGLEESQSSLDMKNKLGTNKQTENGQLEPQSKVPAEDLALTFSSDVPNGSALTQENIGLLSSKTVSLSLSEDPEGGGENHDSQRAGVTPTSAP; encoded by the exons gttcctgagcagcagccaaTTACTTTATGTAGTGGAGCTGAAGACACCAAGCATTATGAGGAGGGCAAAAAATGTGTGGAAGAGTTGGCGTTGTACCTCAAACCACTCAGCAGCGCGAGAG GTGTGGGTCTTAACAGTACTACTCAGAGCGTGCTAAGTCGTCCCATGCAACGGAAACTTGTGACATTAGTTCATTGCCAGCTAGTGGAGGAAGAAGGGCGGATCAGAGCCATGCGTGCAGCACGGTCACTTGGTGAAAGAACAGTCACAGAGCTCATTCTTCAGCATCAAAatcctcagcagctctcctccaACCTCTGGGCTGCAGTGAGAGCCAGGGGGTGCCAGTTCCTTGGACCAG CAATGCAAGAGGAGGCTTTAAAGCTGGTTCTGCTGGCTCTGGAAGATGGATCTGCTTTGTCACGAAAGGTCTTGGTTCTCTTTGTGGTTCAGAGGCTGGAGCCGCGATTTCCTCAAGCTTCTAAAACTAGCATTGGGCATGTTGTCCAGCTTCTTTACAGAGCCTCATGCTTCAAG GTGACAAAGCGGGATGAGGATTCCTCTCTGATGCAACTGAAAGAGGAATTTCGGACTTACGAAGCTCTGAGAAGGGAACATGATTCCCAGATAGTTCAAATAGCTATGGAAGCAGGTTTACGCATTGCACCAGATCAGTGGTCCTCACTGTTATACGGAGACCAGTCCCACAAATCCCACATGCAGTCCATCATTGACAAG ttgcagACCCCAGCCTCATTTGCGCAGAGTGTTCAGGAACTAACTATTGCTCTTCAGAGGACCGGAGATCCAGCTAACCTGAATCGTCTTCGACCTCACCTAGAGCTCCTGGCAAACATTGATCCCAGTCCAG ATGCTCCACCTCCAACATGGGAACAGTTGGAAAACGGACTAGTTGCTGTGAGGACTGTGGTTCACGGCTTGGTTGATTATATCCAGAATCACAGCAAGAAAGGAACAGATCAGCAACAG CCTCCTCAACACAGCAAGTACAAGACATACATGTGCAGAGACATGAAACAGAGAGGAGGATGCCCCCGAGGGGCCAGCTGCACCTTTGCACATTCACAGGAGGAGCTAGAAAA attCCGTAAAATGAACAAGCGTCTGGTTCCCAGAAGACCCCTGAGTGCCTCCCTGGGCCAGCTAAATGAGGTGGGCCTGCCTTCAGGAGCTATCCTCTCGGAGGAAGGGGGAGTGGACTTGCCCAATAGAAAAGCTTCTGCTCTGCCAAATGGAATTGTGTCAACAGGCAGCACGGTGACGCAACTTATTTCTCGAGGGACTGACTCCGGTTATGAAACTGCTCTGAAGCCAGGGAAGATGGAACATCTGAGTAGCAGTGCCCCTGGATCTCCTCCTGACTT gCTGGAATCTGTCCCCAAGAGCTCTATTTCTGCCTTGCCAGTGAACCCTCATCCTGTACCCCCTCGGGCTCCAACAGACCTGCCTTCAGTGTCTGTCACCAAGCAGTTGCAAATGGTACCACGGGGGTCTCAGTTGTATAATACTCCACAAGCGGATATGTTTTATCAAGATCCTAGAGGAGCTGCCCCACCATTCGAGCCAGCACCCTACCAACAAG GAGTTTACTATCCCACTCAGTCCATGTCTCGCTTTGTCCGACCTCCTCCATCGGCTCCTGAACCTGGTCCACCTTATTTAGACCATTACCCACCCTACCTTCAGGATCGTGTGGTGAGCCCACAGTACACGCAGCCACAGCAGTATCCTCCCATGGGACAACCCATATACCCACCGCACTATGACAGCCGTCGCGTGTATCCCCCTGTCCAGCCGTATCAGCGAGAGGAGATTGTCCGAGGAAGCCCTGTACCCATTGAAATTCCACAAGCAGCTGTACCATCCTACGTTCCTGAATCCAGAGACAGATACCAGCAAACGGAGGGTTATTGCCCAGTGGCTCCGCATCTCGGTCAGATCAGACCTTCATGCCACAGG CCTCATCCCAGCCTGGATGAACTTCACCGACGCAGAAAAGAGATCATGGCCCAGCTAGAAGAGAGGAAGGTGATTTCTCCACCTCCTTTTGCATCCTCACCAACCTTGCCTCATCCTTTTCATTCAGAGGAG ATCTTTGTTTTCGTACAGTACTTGGATGAAGACCTGAAGGTAGCTGGGAAATACAAAGGAAATGACTACAGCCAGTACTCTCCCTGGTCCTGTGACACCATCGGCTCCTACATTGGAACCAAAGATGCAAAACCCAAAGATGTTGTGGCAGCGAGGAGTGTGGAGATGGCG AACATAGATAGTAAAGCCATGCGTGACCAACGATTAGACATGCAGCGAAGAGCAGCAGAGACTGGTGATGATGACCTCATTCCATTTGGAGACCGACCAACTGTGTCGAGATTTGGGGCTATCTCTCGTACTTCCAAAGCGATGTACCAGAATTCTGGTCCCATGCAGGCCATGGCTGTTCAGGGAGCTACCACCAAATCGGTCATTTCAG ACTACAATCCTTACGGAACTCACGGTGGCTGGGGAGGCTCTCCATATTCTCCTCATCAAAATATACCTTCTCAGGGACGTTTCAATGACAG GGAGAGACTGTCCATGTCAGATGTGGCTGGTCATGGGAAACAGTTACCCTCAGCAGAACGAGAGCAGCAGCTGCGCATGGAGCTGCAGCAAGTAGACCATCAGATTAGCCAGCAGACACAGATGCGAGGACTAGAG gaaagccAGTCTTCACTGGatatgaaaaacaaactggGCACGAataaacagacagaaaatggaCAGTTAGAACCGCAAAGCAAGGTTCCAGCTGAAGACCTCGCACTGACATTCAG CAGTGATGTTCCAAATGGATCAGCCTTGACACAAGAGAACATTGGCCTCCTGTCCAGCAAGACAGTGTCTCTCAGCCTGTCAGAGGAcccagagggaggaggagaaaaccaCGACTCCCAGAGAGCGGGAGTTACACCCACATCTGCTCCATGA
- the RC3H1 gene encoding roquin-1 isoform X3, which produces MPVQAPQWTDFLSCPICTQTFDETIRKPISLGCGHTVCKMCLNKLHRKACPFDQTTINTDIELLPVNSALLQLVGAQVPEQQPITLCSGAEDTKHYEEGKKCVEELALYLKPLSSARGVGLNSTTQSVLSRPMQRKLVTLVHCQLVEEEGRIRAMRAARSLGERTVTELILQHQNPQQLSSNLWAAVRARGCQFLGPAMQEEALKLVLLALEDGSALSRKVLVLFVVQRLEPRFPQASKTSIGHVVQLLYRASCFKVTKRDEDSSLMQLKEEFRTYEALRREHDSQIVQIAMEAGLRIAPDQWSSLLYGDQSHKSHMQSIIDKTPASFAQSVQELTIALQRTGDPANLNRLRPHLELLANIDPSPDAPPPTWEQLENGLVAVRTVVHGLVDYIQNHSKKGTDQQQPPQHSKYKTYMCRDMKQRGGCPRGASCTFAHSQEELEKFRKMNKRLVPRRPLSASLGQLNEVGLPSGAILSEEGGVDLPNRKASALPNGIVSTGSTVTQLISRGTDSGYETALKPGKMEHLSSSAPGSPPDLLESVPKSSISALPVNPHPVPPRAPTDLPSVSVTKQLQMVPRGSQLYNTPQADMFYQDPRGAAPPFEPAPYQQGVYYPTQSMSRFVRPPPSAPEPGPPYLDHYPPYLQDRVVSPQYTQPQQYPPMGQPIYPPHYDSRRVYPPVQPYQREEIVRGSPVPIEIPQAAVPSYVPESRDRYQQTEGYCPVAPHLGQIRPSCHRPHPSLDELHRRRKEIMAQLEERKVISPPPFASSPTLPHPFHSEEIFVFVQYLDEDLKVAGKYKGNDYSQYSPWSCDTIGSYIGTKDAKPKDVVAARSVEMANIDSKAMRDQRLDMQRRAAETGDDDLIPFGDRPTVSRFGAISRTSKAMYQNSGPMQAMAVQGATTKSVISDYNPYGTHGGWGGSPYSPHQNIPSQGRFNDRERLSMSDVAGHGKQLPSAEREQQLRMELQQVDHQISQQTQMRGLEAVSNRLLLQREATTLAGQPQPPPPPPKWPGMISSEQLSLELHQVEREIGKRTRELSMESQSSLDMKNKLGTNKQTENGQLEPQSKVPAEDLALTFSSDVPNGSALTQENIGLLSSKTVSLSLSEDPEGGGENHDSQRAGVTPTSAP; this is translated from the exons gttcctgagcagcagccaaTTACTTTATGTAGTGGAGCTGAAGACACCAAGCATTATGAGGAGGGCAAAAAATGTGTGGAAGAGTTGGCGTTGTACCTCAAACCACTCAGCAGCGCGAGAG GTGTGGGTCTTAACAGTACTACTCAGAGCGTGCTAAGTCGTCCCATGCAACGGAAACTTGTGACATTAGTTCATTGCCAGCTAGTGGAGGAAGAAGGGCGGATCAGAGCCATGCGTGCAGCACGGTCACTTGGTGAAAGAACAGTCACAGAGCTCATTCTTCAGCATCAAAatcctcagcagctctcctccaACCTCTGGGCTGCAGTGAGAGCCAGGGGGTGCCAGTTCCTTGGACCAG CAATGCAAGAGGAGGCTTTAAAGCTGGTTCTGCTGGCTCTGGAAGATGGATCTGCTTTGTCACGAAAGGTCTTGGTTCTCTTTGTGGTTCAGAGGCTGGAGCCGCGATTTCCTCAAGCTTCTAAAACTAGCATTGGGCATGTTGTCCAGCTTCTTTACAGAGCCTCATGCTTCAAG GTGACAAAGCGGGATGAGGATTCCTCTCTGATGCAACTGAAAGAGGAATTTCGGACTTACGAAGCTCTGAGAAGGGAACATGATTCCCAGATAGTTCAAATAGCTATGGAAGCAGGTTTACGCATTGCACCAGATCAGTGGTCCTCACTGTTATACGGAGACCAGTCCCACAAATCCCACATGCAGTCCATCATTGACAAG ACCCCAGCCTCATTTGCGCAGAGTGTTCAGGAACTAACTATTGCTCTTCAGAGGACCGGAGATCCAGCTAACCTGAATCGTCTTCGACCTCACCTAGAGCTCCTGGCAAACATTGATCCCAGTCCAG ATGCTCCACCTCCAACATGGGAACAGTTGGAAAACGGACTAGTTGCTGTGAGGACTGTGGTTCACGGCTTGGTTGATTATATCCAGAATCACAGCAAGAAAGGAACAGATCAGCAACAG CCTCCTCAACACAGCAAGTACAAGACATACATGTGCAGAGACATGAAACAGAGAGGAGGATGCCCCCGAGGGGCCAGCTGCACCTTTGCACATTCACAGGAGGAGCTAGAAAA attCCGTAAAATGAACAAGCGTCTGGTTCCCAGAAGACCCCTGAGTGCCTCCCTGGGCCAGCTAAATGAGGTGGGCCTGCCTTCAGGAGCTATCCTCTCGGAGGAAGGGGGAGTGGACTTGCCCAATAGAAAAGCTTCTGCTCTGCCAAATGGAATTGTGTCAACAGGCAGCACGGTGACGCAACTTATTTCTCGAGGGACTGACTCCGGTTATGAAACTGCTCTGAAGCCAGGGAAGATGGAACATCTGAGTAGCAGTGCCCCTGGATCTCCTCCTGACTT gCTGGAATCTGTCCCCAAGAGCTCTATTTCTGCCTTGCCAGTGAACCCTCATCCTGTACCCCCTCGGGCTCCAACAGACCTGCCTTCAGTGTCTGTCACCAAGCAGTTGCAAATGGTACCACGGGGGTCTCAGTTGTATAATACTCCACAAGCGGATATGTTTTATCAAGATCCTAGAGGAGCTGCCCCACCATTCGAGCCAGCACCCTACCAACAAG GAGTTTACTATCCCACTCAGTCCATGTCTCGCTTTGTCCGACCTCCTCCATCGGCTCCTGAACCTGGTCCACCTTATTTAGACCATTACCCACCCTACCTTCAGGATCGTGTGGTGAGCCCACAGTACACGCAGCCACAGCAGTATCCTCCCATGGGACAACCCATATACCCACCGCACTATGACAGCCGTCGCGTGTATCCCCCTGTCCAGCCGTATCAGCGAGAGGAGATTGTCCGAGGAAGCCCTGTACCCATTGAAATTCCACAAGCAGCTGTACCATCCTACGTTCCTGAATCCAGAGACAGATACCAGCAAACGGAGGGTTATTGCCCAGTGGCTCCGCATCTCGGTCAGATCAGACCTTCATGCCACAGG CCTCATCCCAGCCTGGATGAACTTCACCGACGCAGAAAAGAGATCATGGCCCAGCTAGAAGAGAGGAAGGTGATTTCTCCACCTCCTTTTGCATCCTCACCAACCTTGCCTCATCCTTTTCATTCAGAGGAG ATCTTTGTTTTCGTACAGTACTTGGATGAAGACCTGAAGGTAGCTGGGAAATACAAAGGAAATGACTACAGCCAGTACTCTCCCTGGTCCTGTGACACCATCGGCTCCTACATTGGAACCAAAGATGCAAAACCCAAAGATGTTGTGGCAGCGAGGAGTGTGGAGATGGCG AACATAGATAGTAAAGCCATGCGTGACCAACGATTAGACATGCAGCGAAGAGCAGCAGAGACTGGTGATGATGACCTCATTCCATTTGGAGACCGACCAACTGTGTCGAGATTTGGGGCTATCTCTCGTACTTCCAAAGCGATGTACCAGAATTCTGGTCCCATGCAGGCCATGGCTGTTCAGGGAGCTACCACCAAATCGGTCATTTCAG ACTACAATCCTTACGGAACTCACGGTGGCTGGGGAGGCTCTCCATATTCTCCTCATCAAAATATACCTTCTCAGGGACGTTTCAATGACAG GGAGAGACTGTCCATGTCAGATGTGGCTGGTCATGGGAAACAGTTACCCTCAGCAGAACGAGAGCAGCAGCTGCGCATGGAGCTGCAGCAAGTAGACCATCAGATTAGCCAGCAGACACAGATGCGAGGACTAGAG GCTGTTAGTAACAGGCTGCTGTTGCAGAGGGAGGCGACTACCCTGGCAGGCCAaccacagcccccacccccacctcccaagTGGCCTGGGATGATCTCAAGTGAACAGCTGAGCTTGGAGCTACACCAGGTGGAAAGGGAAATTGGGAAGAGAACCCGTGAGCTGAGCATG gaaagccAGTCTTCACTGGatatgaaaaacaaactggGCACGAataaacagacagaaaatggaCAGTTAGAACCGCAAAGCAAGGTTCCAGCTGAAGACCTCGCACTGACATTCAG CAGTGATGTTCCAAATGGATCAGCCTTGACACAAGAGAACATTGGCCTCCTGTCCAGCAAGACAGTGTCTCTCAGCCTGTCAGAGGAcccagagggaggaggagaaaaccaCGACTCCCAGAGAGCGGGAGTTACACCCACATCTGCTCCATGA
- the RC3H1 gene encoding roquin-1 isoform X8, producing MPVQAPQWTDFLSCPICTQTFDETIRKPISLGCGHTVCKMCLNKLHRKACPFDQTTINTDIELLPVNSALLQLVGAQVPEQQPITLCSGAEDTKHYEEGKKCVEELALYLKPLSSARGVGLNSTTQSVLSRPMQRKLVTLVHCQLVEEEGRIRAMRAARSLGERTVTELILQHQNPQQLSSNLWAAVRARGCQFLGPAMQEEALKLVLLALEDGSALSRKVLVLFVVQRLEPRFPQASKTSIGHVVQLLYRASCFKVTKRDEDSSLMQLKEEFRTYEALRREHDSQIVQIAMEAGLRIAPDQWSSLLYGDQSHKSHMQSIIDKLQTPASFAQSVQELTIALQRTGDPANLNRLRPHLELLANIDPSPDAPPPTWEQLENGLVAVRTVVHGLVDYIQNHSKKGTDQQQPPQHSKYKTYMCRDMKQRGGCPRGASCTFAHSQEELEKFRKMNKRLVPRRPLSASLGQLNEVGLPSGAILSEEGGVDLPNRKASALPNGIVSTGSTVTQLISRGTDSGYETALKPGKMEHLSSSAPGSPPDLLESVPKSSISALPVNPHPVPPRAPTDLPSVSVTKQLQMVPRGSQLYNTPQADMFYQDPRGAAPPFEPAPYQQGVYYPTQSMSRFVRPPPSAPEPGPPYLDHYPPYLQDRVVSPQYTQPQQYPPMGQPIYPPHYDSRRVYPPVQPYQREEIVRGSPVPIEIPQAAVPSYVPESRDRYQQTEGYCPVAPHLGQIRPSCHRPHPSLDELHRRRKEIMAQLEERKVISPPPFASSPTLPHPFHSEEYLDEDLKVAGKYKGNDYSQYSPWSCDTIGSYIGTKDAKPKDVVAARSVEMANIDSKAMRDQRLDMQRRAAETGDDDLIPFGDRPTVSRFGAISRTSKAMYQNSGPMQAMAVQGATTKSVISDYNPYGTHGGWGGSPYSPHQNIPSQGRFNDRERLSMSDVAGHGKQLPSAEREQQLRMELQQVDHQISQQTQMRGLEREATTLAGQPQPPPPPPKWPGMISSEQLSLELHQVEREIGKRTRELSMESQSSLDMKNKLGTNKQTENGQLEPQSKVPAEDLALTFSDVPNGSALTQENIGLLSSKTVSLSLSEDPEGGGENHDSQRAGVTPTSAP from the exons gttcctgagcagcagccaaTTACTTTATGTAGTGGAGCTGAAGACACCAAGCATTATGAGGAGGGCAAAAAATGTGTGGAAGAGTTGGCGTTGTACCTCAAACCACTCAGCAGCGCGAGAG GTGTGGGTCTTAACAGTACTACTCAGAGCGTGCTAAGTCGTCCCATGCAACGGAAACTTGTGACATTAGTTCATTGCCAGCTAGTGGAGGAAGAAGGGCGGATCAGAGCCATGCGTGCAGCACGGTCACTTGGTGAAAGAACAGTCACAGAGCTCATTCTTCAGCATCAAAatcctcagcagctctcctccaACCTCTGGGCTGCAGTGAGAGCCAGGGGGTGCCAGTTCCTTGGACCAG CAATGCAAGAGGAGGCTTTAAAGCTGGTTCTGCTGGCTCTGGAAGATGGATCTGCTTTGTCACGAAAGGTCTTGGTTCTCTTTGTGGTTCAGAGGCTGGAGCCGCGATTTCCTCAAGCTTCTAAAACTAGCATTGGGCATGTTGTCCAGCTTCTTTACAGAGCCTCATGCTTCAAG GTGACAAAGCGGGATGAGGATTCCTCTCTGATGCAACTGAAAGAGGAATTTCGGACTTACGAAGCTCTGAGAAGGGAACATGATTCCCAGATAGTTCAAATAGCTATGGAAGCAGGTTTACGCATTGCACCAGATCAGTGGTCCTCACTGTTATACGGAGACCAGTCCCACAAATCCCACATGCAGTCCATCATTGACAAG ttgcagACCCCAGCCTCATTTGCGCAGAGTGTTCAGGAACTAACTATTGCTCTTCAGAGGACCGGAGATCCAGCTAACCTGAATCGTCTTCGACCTCACCTAGAGCTCCTGGCAAACATTGATCCCAGTCCAG ATGCTCCACCTCCAACATGGGAACAGTTGGAAAACGGACTAGTTGCTGTGAGGACTGTGGTTCACGGCTTGGTTGATTATATCCAGAATCACAGCAAGAAAGGAACAGATCAGCAACAG CCTCCTCAACACAGCAAGTACAAGACATACATGTGCAGAGACATGAAACAGAGAGGAGGATGCCCCCGAGGGGCCAGCTGCACCTTTGCACATTCACAGGAGGAGCTAGAAAA attCCGTAAAATGAACAAGCGTCTGGTTCCCAGAAGACCCCTGAGTGCCTCCCTGGGCCAGCTAAATGAGGTGGGCCTGCCTTCAGGAGCTATCCTCTCGGAGGAAGGGGGAGTGGACTTGCCCAATAGAAAAGCTTCTGCTCTGCCAAATGGAATTGTGTCAACAGGCAGCACGGTGACGCAACTTATTTCTCGAGGGACTGACTCCGGTTATGAAACTGCTCTGAAGCCAGGGAAGATGGAACATCTGAGTAGCAGTGCCCCTGGATCTCCTCCTGACTT gCTGGAATCTGTCCCCAAGAGCTCTATTTCTGCCTTGCCAGTGAACCCTCATCCTGTACCCCCTCGGGCTCCAACAGACCTGCCTTCAGTGTCTGTCACCAAGCAGTTGCAAATGGTACCACGGGGGTCTCAGTTGTATAATACTCCACAAGCGGATATGTTTTATCAAGATCCTAGAGGAGCTGCCCCACCATTCGAGCCAGCACCCTACCAACAAG GAGTTTACTATCCCACTCAGTCCATGTCTCGCTTTGTCCGACCTCCTCCATCGGCTCCTGAACCTGGTCCACCTTATTTAGACCATTACCCACCCTACCTTCAGGATCGTGTGGTGAGCCCACAGTACACGCAGCCACAGCAGTATCCTCCCATGGGACAACCCATATACCCACCGCACTATGACAGCCGTCGCGTGTATCCCCCTGTCCAGCCGTATCAGCGAGAGGAGATTGTCCGAGGAAGCCCTGTACCCATTGAAATTCCACAAGCAGCTGTACCATCCTACGTTCCTGAATCCAGAGACAGATACCAGCAAACGGAGGGTTATTGCCCAGTGGCTCCGCATCTCGGTCAGATCAGACCTTCATGCCACAGG CCTCATCCCAGCCTGGATGAACTTCACCGACGCAGAAAAGAGATCATGGCCCAGCTAGAAGAGAGGAAGGTGATTTCTCCACCTCCTTTTGCATCCTCACCAACCTTGCCTCATCCTTTTCATTCAGAGGAG TACTTGGATGAAGACCTGAAGGTAGCTGGGAAATACAAAGGAAATGACTACAGCCAGTACTCTCCCTGGTCCTGTGACACCATCGGCTCCTACATTGGAACCAAAGATGCAAAACCCAAAGATGTTGTGGCAGCGAGGAGTGTGGAGATGGCG AACATAGATAGTAAAGCCATGCGTGACCAACGATTAGACATGCAGCGAAGAGCAGCAGAGACTGGTGATGATGACCTCATTCCATTTGGAGACCGACCAACTGTGTCGAGATTTGGGGCTATCTCTCGTACTTCCAAAGCGATGTACCAGAATTCTGGTCCCATGCAGGCCATGGCTGTTCAGGGAGCTACCACCAAATCGGTCATTTCAG ACTACAATCCTTACGGAACTCACGGTGGCTGGGGAGGCTCTCCATATTCTCCTCATCAAAATATACCTTCTCAGGGACGTTTCAATGACAG GGAGAGACTGTCCATGTCAGATGTGGCTGGTCATGGGAAACAGTTACCCTCAGCAGAACGAGAGCAGCAGCTGCGCATGGAGCTGCAGCAAGTAGACCATCAGATTAGCCAGCAGACACAGATGCGAGGACTAGAG AGGGAGGCGACTACCCTGGCAGGCCAaccacagcccccacccccacctcccaagTGGCCTGGGATGATCTCAAGTGAACAGCTGAGCTTGGAGCTACACCAGGTGGAAAGGGAAATTGGGAAGAGAACCCGTGAGCTGAGCATG gaaagccAGTCTTCACTGGatatgaaaaacaaactggGCACGAataaacagacagaaaatggaCAGTTAGAACCGCAAAGCAAGGTTCCAGCTGAAGACCTCGCACTGACATTCAG TGATGTTCCAAATGGATCAGCCTTGACACAAGAGAACATTGGCCTCCTGTCCAGCAAGACAGTGTCTCTCAGCCTGTCAGAGGAcccagagggaggaggagaaaaccaCGACTCCCAGAGAGCGGGAGTTACACCCACATCTGCTCCATGA